Below is a window of Myxococcales bacterium DNA.
CTTGAACGCTGCGGCGAGCGACGGATTGCACTGAGTGCACTGCGATTCCGGAACTTGGTGCTCCTCGCACCAGTCCTCGTGCGAGCCTGGCTTGACGGTTGCAGCTGCATGGCCCGCCTTCGCCGGCTCGGCCGACGGTGCGGCGCCAGAGGCCGACTCCTTGGAGCAGCCGATGGCGAGGAACAGGAATGCCCAAATGACGGGACGAAACATGACGAAGTCCTTTCTGGTCGTCTCGGTGTGTGGCCCGAGAGACATCTGTGCCGTGCCCCCCTCGAGGCGTGCTCCAGCACCACGCTGGAGCCGCGGAACCGCTCAGCAGCGAGCTCAGGCGCGCGGAGGGTGAAAGACTTCGCTGGCGTAGTCGCAGAGGACGAGCGCCTCAGGAGCGGCGAGCACCGCGAAAGCAGACTCTGGCGGCGGAGCCACTGCCGCCTCCGGACCCGGAGGCACCGCTTGCGGGACCTTGGCGCACGCGCCGTAGGGGCAATTCGGCGGACAGCTCCCTCGTTCATCCGAGCCGCCGCAGTCGCACTCGCAAGAATCCCCGGCGACGCCGAGGAGCTCCGCCGCGTACACCGGCAGACCGGACACGAGCACGAGCAGCAACGCAGCGAGCAGCGGCCACAACGAGCGGCGAAGCGAGCGCCTGCCCCTGCGCATCACCGGCCGTCCTTCGCCCGGCGCTCGAGCGCTTCCCGCACCAAGAGGCGCGCCAGCGGGCTTTCGAGGCGGTAGATGGCCAGCTTGCCGGACATCCGAAAGCGCACCAGGCCCATCCGGCGAAGGCGCTGGAGCTGCTGGGAGGTCGCCGGCATGGAGCGCCCGAGCAGCTGCGCCAGATCACAGACGCAGAGCTCGCGCTCGGAGAGCGCAAACAGGATCTTCAGCCGGGTCGGATCCGACAGCGCGCTGAACTCCTCCGCGACCTGCTCGAACGCCTCCTCGCCTGGCATCGCGGATTGCACCTCCGCGACGTGCGCTCCGTCGACGCAGTAGACCTGGCACTCGCCCTCGGAGGCGTGGGTGGCCTTCACTTCCACGATTCCGAAAGCTAGCAAACGTCGTCTGGCTGTCAAGCGTCGAGAATTTGGGGCTCAGTAGCATTTCCCGGGGTCGTAGGCGGGAGCGCACTCGCACTCGCACACGGCCAGCTCCCCGGCGGTTCCTGCCGCGCAAGACGGAGTCACCGTGAGCTCCGCGCTGGCGCCGCGGCGTTCGGCGTCCGCGGTCGTCACCTCGAGCACCAGACGGAGCTCGCGCCGGAAGACCGGCAGGGCGTCGTTCACGGGACAGGCCGGCACATGGACGATAGCCCCACGCAGATCCAGATCCGGCTCGAAGAAACCCGGCGCGCCTTGGCTCGGCACGAATAGGCCCGTGCGTCGCTCGGCGAACACCGGGTCGGGAGAATCGGTCCCGTAGAGCCTGGCCCGCACTTCGACTTCGCCGCCTTCGATGCCTCGAACCCGCGCGCTGACGAAGGCCCAGTGTCCGCCCTGCGGTGCCTGGCGCAAGGGCAGAGCACCGCCGTCTTCCAGCAGCCGAATCGGCAGGTTCAGCGATTCGTACCAGCCCGGAAGGACCTCGACCTCCTCGAACGTGGGCGGCAGGCGCTGCTCGGGCTCTTCAGCCGAGCACGAGAGCGCCGCGAGCGCGAGCAGCGCACAGGCCAAACGCAGCGGGGTCACCGCGGTGCACGCTCGCGCTGGCGCTGCAGCCCACCATATTTCCACGTTTCCGAAGGCTAGCAAGCGTCGTCGGGGCGTCAAACCCAGGCGAACACGAGCGCCGCGGGCTCACCGTGGCGCGCGCTTGCGCTGTCGCTCGACCTTGGCGATGAGGGCGTCCACGGCTTTGACGTCGGCGCCCGCCGCCGCGCGCTCGCTCTGCAAGAGGTCCAGCGTCTGCGGGTGCTCCACCAGGATCACGGACTCGCCTGCCAGCGTGCGCAGGTTACCCTTGGCGCGGGCGTAGCGCGGCACCAGGGCGTCCGCACAGACCGTGCGCACCTGGAGACCCGTCGCGGCCGCCTTCGGGCCGAGCGACTTCCAGGCCCAGCTCGACCCCAGGCTGCCCAGGGCCGTCGCTGCGGCTTCGGCCACGGCGACGTCCTTGGTGGTCGCCAGGACCTTCGCCACGTGCTTCGCGCTCTCCAAGCGCATCATCTCGCCCAAACCGT
It encodes the following:
- a CDS encoding winged helix-turn-helix transcriptional regulator → MEVKATHASEGECQVYCVDGAHVAEVQSAMPGEEAFEQVAEEFSALSDPTRLKILFALSERELCVCDLAQLLGRSMPATSQQLQRLRRMGLVRFRMSGKLAIYRLESPLARLLVREALERRAKDGR